Within Thermogemmata fonticola, the genomic segment ATGCGGGCTGAATGCTGGCAGCCAACTGAGGCTGTAGCTGGAGCGCCTCGCTCAAATCCGCTATCGCCTGATCCCAATCTCCCTTCTTTAGCCAAGATATCCCTCGCCGATAATAGGTCTCGGCATCTTTGCGGGGATTGAGCCGCTGGGATTCCGTCGGGATGGTGTTGGCCTGCTCCTGTTCCGCTTTTCTTTCCTGGGCCAGACTCCGATTGGACTGCGCTCGAGCATACCCCCTTCGCCGAGCCATGGCCTGGGTGAAGTCGGCGATGGCCTGGTCATACTCCCCCTTGCGGAACCAGGCCAAACCCCGATTGTTGTAGGCTTTGGCATAGTGGGGATCGAGCCGAAGGGCCTGGTCGTAGTCCGCAATGGCCCGGTCCCACTCCCCCTGTTCGAACCAGGCGTTGCCACGGTTGTAATATGCCGCCAGGGAGCGGGGCTGGAGCTGGAGCGCCGCGGTGAAGTCGGCGATGGCTTGCTGCCACTCCCCTTTTTTCGCCCAGCAATTGCCCCGGTTGGCGTAAGCCTTGGCGTAGCGGGGATGGTAGCGCAGGGCTGCGGTGAAGTCGTCAATAGCCCGGTCATACTCTCCCCTGTAGTACCAAATTAAACCCCGATTGTTGTAGGCTTTGACATAGTGGGGATCGAGCCGAAGGGCCTGGTCGTAGTCCGCAATGGCCCGGTCCCACTCCTCCTTTCTGGAGCAAGCCTGAGCGCGGTTGAAGTACGCCCTGGCACTCTGTGGATCAAGCTGAATCGCGGCGGTGAAGTCCTCGATGGCCCGGTCCCAGTTGTCTTTTTTCATCCACAGCAGGCCGCGGTTGTAATACGCTCCGGCACATCCGCCTCGGAGATCGATCACCTGCGTGAAGTCGGCGATGGCCCGGTCATAGTTTTTCTTCTCCACCCAAGCCCGACCGCGCTCGTAGTACGCCCTGGCATACCTCTTTTTCAGGCCAATGGCGGTGGTGAAGTCATCAATCGCCTGGTCGTACTGTTGCTTTTGGAGCCAGACCCAGCCGCGCTCGCAGTACGCCCTGGCATAGTGGGGATCGCGGTCGATGGCCTGAGTGAAATCGGCGAGGGCCTGGTCCAAGTCTCGCTTTTCGCTCCACACGAGGCCGCGATTGTAGTAGACCTCGGCCAGCTCCGGAGCATAGCGGAGCGCTTCGGTGTAGTCGGCGATGGCTCGGTCCCAATTTTTGCGTTGGAACCACATCCAACCCCGGCC encodes:
- a CDS encoding tetratricopeptide repeat protein; protein product: MVNYSDMNHPEAQRYYNLGLAWMRRRKWERAIPCFSEAIRLDAAYVRAYYARGLGWFYQQDWERAIADFTVVLRLDPRHAEAYYGRGWVRAERQEWDLALADFNEALRLNPRYAEAYFGRGWMWFQRKNWDRAIADYTEALRYAPELAEVYYNRGLVWSEKRDLDQALADFTQAIDRDPHYARAYCERGWVWLQKQQYDQAIDDFTTAIGLKKRYARAYYERGRAWVEKKNYDRAIADFTQVIDLRGGCAGAYYNRGLLWMKKDNWDRAIEDFTAAIQLDPQSARAYFNRAQACSRKEEWDRAIADYDQALRLDPHYVKAYNNRGLIWYYRGEYDRAIDDFTAALRYHPRYAKAYANRGNCWAKKGEWQQAIADFTAALQLQPRSLAAYYNRGNAWFEQGEWDRAIADYDQALRLDPHYAKAYNNRGLAWFRKGEYDQAIADFTQAMARRRGYARAQSNRSLAQERKAEQEQANTIPTESQRLNPRKDAETYYRRGISWLKKGDWDQAIADLSEALQLQPQLAASIQPA